From one Halothece sp. PCC 7418 genomic stretch:
- the metG gene encoding methionine--tRNA ligase: protein MTEQKSNNTFSLTTPLYYVNDVPHIGSAYTTMAADAIARFQRLQGKEVLFITGTDEHGQKIQRTAEEKGLSPQEQCDKVAASFDNLWQKLNIQYDRFSRTTAERHEAIVKEFFQRVWENDDIYLAQKQGWYCVSCEEFKEERELVNDGYCPIHINKKAEWRDEENYFFRLSKYQSKLESLYENHPDFIQPSSRRKEVLNFVKQGLQDFSISRVNLDWGIEVPPDPKHTIYVWFDALLGYVTALVDPEQDPTLENALSRWWPMNLHLIGKDILRFHAVYWPAMLMSAGVTPPKKVFGHGFLTKDGQKMGKSLGNTLDPIALLDRYGADAVRYYFLREIEFGQDGDFNETRFVNVLNADLANDFGNLLNRTLKMAKKYCGNQVPNVKAKDIPADNPLKAIGVDLNDRVTEAYHNLSFSQACKAIINLVSTSNKYIDEQAPWSLYKQGEQTQVEIVLYSILESIRLSAYLLSPITPTLSTEIYQQLGFTIDFNQPSCFNQETFFKTHQSWGILPPLQALGEAKPVFLRLELPEENPL, encoded by the coding sequence ATGACAGAACAAAAATCAAATAATACCTTTTCTTTAACCACCCCCCTGTACTACGTTAATGACGTTCCGCATATCGGTAGTGCTTATACCACTATGGCTGCGGACGCGATCGCGCGGTTTCAACGCCTACAAGGAAAAGAAGTCTTATTCATTACAGGCACAGATGAACACGGGCAAAAAATCCAACGTACCGCCGAAGAAAAAGGACTCTCTCCTCAAGAACAATGCGATAAAGTTGCAGCCAGTTTCGACAACTTGTGGCAGAAACTAAACATCCAATATGACCGCTTTAGTCGTACCACAGCCGAACGACATGAAGCGATTGTCAAGGAATTTTTCCAACGGGTTTGGGAGAATGATGATATTTATCTCGCCCAAAAACAAGGATGGTACTGCGTTTCTTGTGAAGAGTTTAAAGAAGAAAGAGAACTGGTTAACGACGGATATTGTCCCATTCACATCAACAAAAAAGCCGAATGGCGGGATGAAGAAAACTATTTTTTCCGTCTTTCCAAATACCAAAGCAAACTGGAAAGTCTCTATGAAAATCATCCCGACTTCATTCAGCCCAGCAGCCGTCGTAAGGAAGTCCTGAACTTTGTCAAACAAGGATTGCAAGACTTTTCCATTTCTCGGGTTAATCTCGATTGGGGAATTGAAGTCCCCCCCGATCCCAAACACACCATTTATGTTTGGTTTGATGCTTTGCTGGGGTATGTTACCGCCCTTGTTGATCCCGAACAAGATCCCACATTAGAAAACGCCCTGTCTCGGTGGTGGCCCATGAATCTCCATCTCATCGGAAAAGATATCTTGCGCTTCCATGCGGTTTATTGGCCCGCGATGTTGATGTCTGCGGGAGTAACACCGCCGAAAAAAGTGTTTGGACATGGCTTTTTAACCAAAGACGGACAGAAAATGGGCAAAAGTCTCGGTAATACCCTTGATCCGATCGCGCTGCTCGATCGCTATGGCGCAGATGCCGTTCGTTATTATTTTCTCCGAGAAATTGAATTTGGACAAGATGGAGACTTCAACGAAACTCGGTTTGTCAATGTTTTAAATGCTGATCTCGCCAATGATTTCGGAAACTTACTCAATCGGACGCTGAAAATGGCGAAGAAATATTGCGGAAATCAAGTCCCCAATGTCAAAGCAAAAGACATCCCCGCCGATAATCCCTTAAAAGCCATTGGAGTTGATCTTAATGATCGCGTCACCGAGGCTTATCATAACCTCAGTTTTAGCCAAGCCTGCAAAGCAATCATCAATTTAGTCAGCACCAGCAACAAATACATTGATGAACAAGCCCCCTGGAGTTTGTATAAACAAGGGGAACAAACCCAAGTGGAAATAGTCCTGTATAGTATTCTCGAATCCATTCGTTTAAGCGCGTATCTCCTCTCTCCCATTACACCAACGCTGAGTACCGAAATTTATCAGCAACTGGGATTTACCATCGACTTTAATCAACCGTCTTGTTTTAATCAAGAAACATTTTTTAAAACTCATCAATCTTGGGGAATATTGCCCCCACTGCAAGCCCTTGGGGAAGCTAAGCCCGTATTTTTACGGTTAGAACTTCCTGAAGAAAATCCGTTATAA